The following are encoded together in the Poseidonibacter lekithochrous genome:
- a CDS encoding amino acid ABC transporter permease — MNTFDIDYTLGIFPILLKYVDITLSMAFISTAIALIIAVLIAIIKTFNTKVLSQIADVYISFFRGTPLLVQLFLLYYGLPQIFPSFSSLDAYTASILGLSLHFSAYMAEAIRGAISSIEKGQFEAAESLGMSQTQTFIYIILPQAIRVAIPSLMNNFIDLLKSTSLAFTLGVPEIMAKAQLEASSSFKYFESFLAVALVYWALVVSFGYLQKLLEKKLNKAYSK, encoded by the coding sequence ATGAATACATTCGATATAGATTATACATTAGGGATATTCCCTATCTTATTAAAATATGTAGATATTACATTAAGCATGGCATTTATTTCTACTGCTATTGCACTAATTATCGCGGTTCTAATCGCGATAATTAAGACGTTCAATACAAAAGTACTATCACAAATTGCTGATGTATATATCTCATTTTTTAGAGGGACTCCATTATTAGTTCAATTATTCCTATTGTATTATGGTCTTCCTCAGATTTTCCCTTCTTTTTCTAGCTTAGATGCTTATACAGCATCTATATTAGGATTATCTCTTCACTTCTCTGCTTACATGGCAGAAGCAATAAGAGGAGCTATATCATCTATTGAAAAAGGACAGTTTGAAGCTGCTGAATCATTAGGTATGTCACAAACTCAAACATTTATCTATATAATCTTGCCTCAAGCAATAAGAGTTGCCATTCCTAGTTTAATGAATAACTTTATTGACTTATTAAAAAGTACATCATTAGCTTTTACTCTTGGAGTTCCAGAAATCATGGCAAAAGCACAACTAGAAGCATCTAGTTCTTTCAAATATTTTGAAAGTTTCTTAGCAGTTGCCTTAGTTTATTGGGCTTTAGTTGTAAGTTTTGGATATCTACAAAAACTACTAGAAAAGAAACTAAATAAGGCTTATTCTAAATAA
- a CDS encoding amino acid ABC transporter substrate-binding protein, translated as MKKITLAFITMLSLLFVACDSKDATSTENTKIIKVGTSGGYYPFTYFENDKLQGFEIDVWNAIGEKLNSEIEFKTSKFSGLFGMLETSKIDTISNQITMTDKRIEKYNFATPYVYDGAQIIVHNETAEISSLDDLKGKKLGVGLGTNYADIVRAYDKNNEIEIITYEGNGFQQDVKLKRIDAYIEDRTSAVEAIKKGNLPLKLVGEPIKVLVNSFPFLKNEKSSELLNDVNKAIDQLRADGTLKNISMKWFNTDITKK; from the coding sequence ATGAAAAAGATAACTTTAGCTTTTATTACTATGCTATCTTTATTATTTGTAGCTTGTGACTCAAAAGATGCAACAAGTACAGAAAATACAAAAATCATTAAAGTAGGAACATCAGGTGGATATTATCCATTTACATACTTTGAAAATGATAAACTACAAGGTTTCGAAATTGACGTTTGGAATGCAATTGGAGAAAAACTTAATTCTGAAATAGAATTTAAAACTTCAAAATTCTCTGGTTTATTCGGAATGTTAGAAACATCTAAAATAGATACTATTTCAAATCAAATCACTATGACAGACAAAAGAATTGAAAAATATAATTTTGCTACGCCTTATGTATATGATGGTGCACAAATTATTGTACACAATGAAACAGCAGAAATTTCTTCTTTAGATGACTTAAAAGGTAAGAAATTAGGTGTTGGACTTGGTACTAATTATGCTGATATCGTAAGAGCTTATGATAAAAACAATGAAATTGAAATTATTACATATGAAGGAAATGGTTTCCAACAAGATGTAAAATTAAAAAGAATTGACGCATATATCGAAGATAGAACTTCTGCTGTTGAAGCTATCAAAAAAGGAAACTTACCACTTAAATTAGTTGGTGAGCCAATTAAAGTATTAGTTAATTCATTCCCATTCTTAAAAAATGAGAAAAGTTCTGAATTATTAAATGATGTAAATAAAGCAATTGATCAATTAAGAGCAGATGGTACATTAAAAAATATTTCTATGAAATGGTTTAATACAGACATTACAAAAAAATAA
- a CDS encoding UvrD-helicase domain-containing protein: MILTKEQENIINAKEASFKINAVAGSGKTTTLLEYAKKNSNLNILYLAYNKSLQISLQEKLHEYNLNNMQISTIHALAYSKIQAYQYNLAHDLKAQVIERILCDFEEKINQRKGYYPIPEYIALIKDLVNFYCNSSLIALDSKLLDSYKKQSDLSAKILELINKDSSRVLAHLKHILSAMKNKQIDATHDFYLKMFYLNKKVSTNLGYDLILVDEAQDISDVMIGIVEAQNCRRIYVGDSFQQIYSFRYALNALNKIELPSYELTHSFRFSNTYAKTLERNLNTLYKINDTKPLNINGTENETKIGEEAIDFNKQFTVISRSTFGLVQEIVHYIQEDKKIYFEGGYGSYSFMNQTVYSIFYLKQKKNDRITLDEIKDFESIYELEQFAKDTKNQDYLNVIKFINAYGDNIFDINKKIKEKLTTKKEDADILFTTTHKSKGLEYDQVVMTNDFISKKEISNPKNNLSHLRINEELNIYYVAATRAKKAIDLSSLNLNYTYKEGDEATSHTKSKYTKKTSQKKMKNMQEEWLKKNRIKKVNAF, translated from the coding sequence ATGATTTTAACTAAAGAACAAGAAAATATTATAAATGCAAAAGAAGCATCTTTTAAAATAAATGCAGTTGCAGGTAGTGGAAAAACAACAACCCTTTTAGAATATGCAAAAAAGAATTCAAATCTAAATATTCTTTATTTAGCATATAACAAATCTCTACAGATTTCTCTACAAGAAAAACTGCATGAATACAATCTAAACAATATGCAAATAAGTACTATTCATGCTCTAGCATATAGTAAGATACAAGCTTATCAATATAATCTAGCACATGATTTAAAAGCACAAGTAATTGAAAGAATTTTATGTGACTTTGAAGAGAAAATCAATCAAAGAAAAGGGTATTACCCTATTCCTGAATATATTGCTCTAATAAAAGATTTGGTTAATTTTTATTGTAACTCTTCTTTGATTGCATTAGATAGTAAACTTCTTGATTCTTACAAAAAACAGTCTGATTTAAGTGCTAAGATATTGGAGCTTATAAATAAAGATAGTTCAAGAGTCCTAGCACATTTAAAACATATTTTATCAGCTATGAAAAACAAACAAATAGATGCAACACATGATTTTTATCTAAAGATGTTTTATCTAAATAAAAAAGTTAGTACAAACCTAGGATACGATTTAATCTTAGTAGATGAAGCACAAGATATTTCAGATGTAATGATTGGTATTGTAGAAGCTCAAAACTGTAGAAGAATATATGTTGGAGATTCCTTTCAGCAAATATACTCTTTTAGATATGCCCTAAATGCTTTAAATAAAATAGAACTACCTAGTTATGAACTAACACATAGTTTCAGGTTTTCAAATACATATGCAAAAACCTTAGAGCGAAACCTAAATACTTTATATAAAATAAATGATACCAAACCATTAAATATAAATGGTACAGAAAATGAGACAAAAATTGGAGAAGAAGCAATTGATTTTAACAAACAATTTACAGTTATTTCAAGATCTACATTTGGTTTAGTTCAAGAAATTGTTCATTATATTCAAGAAGATAAAAAGATATATTTTGAAGGTGGTTACGGTTCATACTCATTTATGAATCAAACAGTTTATTCTATTTTTTATCTAAAACAAAAAAAGAATGACAGAATTACTCTAGATGAGATCAAAGATTTTGAGTCAATCTATGAATTAGAACAATTTGCAAAAGATACAAAAAATCAAGATTATTTAAATGTCATCAAATTTATTAATGCTTATGGAGATAATATCTTTGACATAAACAAAAAAATCAAAGAAAAACTTACTACTAAAAAAGAAGATGCAGATATTTTATTTACAACAACTCATAAATCAAAAGGTTTAGAATATGACCAAGTTGTAATGACAAATGATTTTATTTCCAAAAAAGAGATTTCTAATCCAAAAAACAATCTTTCTCATCTAAGAATAAATGAAGAACTTAATATTTATTATGTTGCAGCAACAAGAGCAAAAAAAGCAATTGATCTTAGTTCTTTAAATTTAAACTATACATATAAAGAAGGAGATGAAGCAACATCTCATACAAAAAGTAAATATACAAAAAAAACTTCTCAGAAAAAAATGAAGAATATGCAAGAAGAATGGCTAAAAAAGAACAGAATAAAAAAAGTTAATGCATTTTAG